A genomic window from Pseudocitrobacter corydidari includes:
- a CDS encoding N-acetyltransferase gives MISVEKVVSKRERQAFISFPSALYGDDPNWIPPLMIEREEHLSAKNPGTEHIRWRAWVARKNGVLVGRVTAQIDTLHRERYGDDSGHIGMIDAIDDAEVFRALFSAAEAWLIAEGARKITGPFSLNINQESGLLVDGFDTPPSVMMPHGKPWYGPRVEQQGYTKGIDLFAYWMKRTDLTFSPSLTRLMDQVRKKVTIRCIDRKRFAEEMQILREIFNSGWQHNWGFVPFTEREFAEMGNQLKFLVPDDMIYIAEIDATPCGFIVGMPNINEAIADLNGHLFPFGWAKLLWRLKVSGVRTARVPLMGICKEHQFSRIGPVIALLLIEALRAPFAKRRIDALEMSWILETNTGMRTILEKIGAVPYKRYRLYEKELGGQLR, from the coding sequence ATGATTAGCGTTGAAAAAGTGGTGAGTAAGCGCGAGCGTCAGGCTTTTATCTCTTTTCCGTCTGCACTTTATGGCGACGATCCCAACTGGATCCCGCCGTTGATGATTGAACGCGAAGAGCATCTTTCCGCGAAGAACCCCGGTACCGAACATATCCGTTGGCGGGCGTGGGTTGCGCGCAAAAACGGTGTGCTGGTGGGGCGAGTTACCGCGCAAATCGACACCCTGCACCGCGAGCGCTATGGCGATGACAGCGGGCATATCGGGATGATTGATGCGATTGATGATGCGGAGGTTTTCAGGGCGCTGTTTTCCGCCGCAGAGGCGTGGTTAATCGCGGAAGGCGCGCGAAAAATTACCGGTCCTTTTAGCCTGAACATTAATCAGGAAAGTGGCTTACTGGTTGACGGATTTGACACGCCACCTTCGGTGATGATGCCGCACGGCAAGCCCTGGTATGGCCCGCGCGTAGAGCAACAGGGGTACACCAAAGGTATTGATTTGTTTGCCTACTGGATGAAACGTACTGATTTAACGTTCTCCCCTTCGCTCACCCGGCTGATGGATCAGGTACGTAAAAAAGTGACAATTCGCTGCATTGACCGAAAACGCTTCGCCGAAGAGATGCAGATATTGCGCGAGATATTTAACTCCGGTTGGCAGCATAACTGGGGGTTTGTGCCCTTCACCGAACGTGAATTCGCCGAGATGGGCAATCAGCTGAAGTTTCTGGTGCCTGATGACATGATCTACATTGCGGAGATCGACGCCACGCCCTGCGGTTTTATCGTAGGCATGCCCAATATTAATGAAGCGATTGCCGATTTAAACGGGCATCTGTTTCCCTTTGGCTGGGCGAAGCTGCTATGGCGCTTAAAAGTGAGCGGCGTACGCACGGCACGCGTGCCGTTGATGGGTATTTGTAAAGAGCACCAGTTCAGCCGCATTGGCCCGGTGATTGCGCTATTACTGATTGAAGCGCTGCGCGCGCCGTTTGCGAAGCGCCGCATAGATGCGCTGGAGATGTCCTGGATTCTGGAAACCAATACGGGGATGCGGACGATCCTTGAGAAAATAGGTGCGGTGCCTTACAAACGTTATCGGTTGTATGAGAAGGAGTTAGGTGGGCAATTGCGCTGA
- a CDS encoding fatty acyl-AMP ligase, with product MSNKTPTHTLPMRYADFPTLVEALDYAALGRAGMYFYDRRIQLENTLEYRQLQQRAKAGARRLLSLNIRKGERVALIAETSTGFVEAFFACQYAGLVAVPLAIPMGVGQRDSYTTKLQGLLASCKPAAIISSDEWLSLIDVGNIDNASLHILSHADFNALTEKEVELSLPSPDDIAYLQYTSGSTRFPRGVIITHREVMANLQVISHDGIKLRASDRCVSWLPFYHDMGLVGFLLTPVATQLSVDYLRTQDFAMRPLQWLKLINQNRCTVSVAPPFGYDLCLRRVNDRDLAELDLSCWRVAGIGAEPIPGQQLTEFGERFRQAQFDPHAFMPCYGLAENALAVSFSAEAAGLQVHEIDRDILECKGKAVAPTAQTRAISTFVNCGKALPGHAIEIRNEMGKRLAEQEIGHIYISGPSLMSGYFQDLASQKEIESTGWMDTGDLGYLLDDNLYVTGRIKDLIIIHGRNIWPQDIEYVAEKELGIHSGNAIAFVTAQERIVLQIQCRISSEEHRQQTLHALTARIQSEFGVTADIEFVPPHSIPRTSSGKPARAEAKRRYLTPTGETISPQQTSVAGYVQ from the coding sequence ATGTCCAACAAAACCCCAACTCATACTCTGCCGATGCGCTATGCGGACTTCCCTACTCTGGTGGAAGCGTTGGACTATGCAGCCCTGGGTCGCGCCGGTATGTATTTCTACGATCGCCGTATCCAGCTTGAGAACACGCTGGAATACCGCCAGCTGCAGCAACGCGCAAAAGCAGGCGCGCGGCGGTTGCTGTCGCTGAACATTCGTAAAGGCGAACGCGTCGCGCTGATCGCCGAAACCAGTACCGGGTTTGTCGAAGCCTTTTTTGCGTGTCAATACGCCGGTCTGGTGGCCGTTCCGCTCGCCATTCCAATGGGCGTAGGACAACGTGATTCTTACACCACTAAACTTCAGGGTTTATTAGCCAGTTGTAAACCCGCGGCCATTATTAGCAGTGATGAATGGCTTTCATTAATTGATGTGGGAAATATAGATAACGCCTCTCTGCATATTTTAAGTCATGCTGATTTTAATGCGCTGACAGAAAAAGAGGTCGAACTCTCGCTACCGTCTCCCGATGATATTGCATATCTTCAGTACACCTCCGGTAGCACGCGCTTCCCGCGCGGCGTCATTATTACGCATCGGGAAGTTATGGCGAATTTACAGGTAATTAGCCACGATGGAATAAAATTACGCGCCAGCGATCGCTGCGTCTCCTGGCTGCCGTTCTATCATGATATGGGGTTAGTCGGCTTTCTGTTAACGCCGGTCGCGACGCAGCTCTCCGTCGATTATTTGCGTACGCAAGATTTTGCTATGCGCCCGCTCCAGTGGCTAAAGCTTATTAACCAAAACCGCTGCACAGTCTCGGTTGCGCCACCTTTCGGCTACGACCTGTGCCTGCGCCGCGTCAACGATCGCGATCTGGCCGAACTCGATCTCTCCTGCTGGCGTGTGGCGGGCATTGGCGCAGAACCTATTCCTGGGCAGCAGTTAACCGAGTTTGGCGAACGCTTTCGTCAGGCACAGTTTGACCCTCATGCATTTATGCCCTGCTATGGCCTGGCTGAGAATGCGCTGGCGGTGAGCTTCTCCGCCGAAGCGGCTGGATTGCAGGTCCATGAGATTGACCGTGATATTCTTGAGTGCAAAGGTAAAGCTGTTGCCCCCACCGCACAAACACGCGCCATCTCCACCTTTGTTAACTGCGGCAAGGCGCTTCCCGGGCATGCTATTGAAATCCGTAATGAAATGGGTAAACGTCTGGCGGAGCAGGAAATCGGTCATATCTATATTTCCGGGCCGAGTCTGATGAGCGGTTATTTCCAGGACCTGGCCTCACAAAAAGAGATTGAGTCTACCGGCTGGATGGACACGGGCGATCTGGGTTATCTGCTGGACGACAACCTCTACGTCACCGGGCGCATAAAAGACCTGATTATTATTCATGGCCGCAATATCTGGCCGCAGGATATTGAATACGTCGCGGAAAAAGAACTGGGGATTCATTCGGGCAATGCCATTGCGTTTGTCACCGCGCAGGAACGGATTGTGTTGCAGATTCAATGCCGCATCAGCTCTGAAGAACATCGTCAGCAAACGCTGCATGCGCTTACCGCGCGCATTCAAAGTGAATTCGGCGTGACGGCGGACATCGAATTTGTCCCACCGCACAGCATTCCGCGCACCTCTTCCGGCAAACCCGCACGCGCCGAGGCTAAACGACGCTATTTAACCCCAACTGGCGAGACCATCAGCCCGCAACAAACGTCGGTGGCAGGTTACGTACAATGA
- a CDS encoding NAD-dependent epimerase/dehydratase family protein, with the protein MSHTVAVTGGTGFIGKHILASLLSRGFTVRALTRAPRNDSSQQLTWVQGSLEDRNALTELVKGARYIVHGAGQVRGHNEDVFTQCNVMGSLRLLQAAKEGGYCERFLFISSLAARHPELSWYANSKYIAEQKLAAMSAGISLGIFRPTAVYGSGDKELKPLFDWMLRGVLPQLSAAETKLTFIHAIDLAQAVTQWLSSDVPQAHTYELCDGNKSYCWKDLQEIGSTARHGPVRLIPVPLYLLQIMADISTRLSQLAGKEPMLTRSKICELTHPDWSVNIQNAVDDFNWSPGISLTHAIHHRLF; encoded by the coding sequence ATGAGTCATACGGTCGCGGTGACCGGCGGAACCGGTTTTATCGGCAAGCATATTCTTGCCAGTCTGCTTTCCCGCGGCTTTACGGTGCGCGCCTTAACTCGCGCACCGCGTAATGATTCAAGCCAACAGCTCACCTGGGTTCAGGGCTCGTTGGAAGACCGAAACGCCCTCACGGAGCTGGTAAAAGGCGCGCGTTATATCGTTCATGGCGCGGGTCAGGTGCGTGGGCATAATGAAGACGTCTTCACCCAGTGCAATGTAATGGGCAGCCTGCGCCTGCTGCAGGCCGCAAAAGAAGGCGGATATTGCGAGCGCTTTCTGTTTATCTCTTCGCTGGCGGCGCGGCATCCTGAACTCTCGTGGTACGCCAACTCTAAATATATTGCCGAACAGAAATTAGCGGCGATGTCTGCGGGTATCTCACTGGGGATATTCCGCCCCACCGCCGTCTATGGTTCGGGCGATAAAGAACTCAAACCGCTATTCGACTGGATGCTGCGGGGCGTACTTCCCCAGCTCAGCGCGGCGGAGACAAAACTGACCTTCATTCACGCCATCGACCTCGCGCAGGCCGTTACGCAGTGGTTATCCAGTGACGTTCCGCAGGCGCATACCTACGAATTATGCGATGGCAACAAAAGCTATTGCTGGAAGGATCTTCAGGAGATCGGCTCAACCGCGCGTCATGGCCCGGTCCGATTAATCCCTGTTCCGCTCTATCTGCTGCAAATTATGGCAGATATCAGCACGCGGCTAAGCCAGCTTGCCGGAAAAGAACCAATGCTTACCCGGTCAAAAATCTGCGAACTCACGCATCCGGACTGGTCGGTCAATATTCAAAACGCAGTCGACGATTTTAACTGGTCTCCAGGGATTAGCCTGACGCACGCAATACACCACAGGCTATTTTGA
- a CDS encoding acyl carrier protein, which produces MVNRERVMDYILSCLREMIEKGLEIKPDSDLVNDLGLESIKVMDLLMELEDEFDISIPINILLDVRTPAQLRDALIPFLENRNEPV; this is translated from the coding sequence ATGGTAAATCGTGAAAGAGTGATGGATTACATTCTCTCCTGCTTGCGGGAGATGATCGAAAAGGGACTGGAAATCAAGCCTGACAGTGACCTCGTCAACGATCTGGGCCTGGAGTCGATAAAGGTGATGGATTTATTGATGGAGCTTGAAGATGAATTCGATATTTCCATACCTATCAACATCTTGCTGGATGTCAGAACGCCTGCGCAATTGCGCGACGCCTTAATTCCTTTCCTGGAGAACCGCAATGAGCCTGTATGA
- the spt gene encoding serine palmitoyltransferase, which produces MSLYDKFSRLASEREQFSTSGITPFGTCIDEVYSATQGRIGTQRVILAGTNNYLGLTFNADAIAEGQAALAAQGTGTTGSRMANGSYGPHLALEQELAAFFDRPSAIVFSTGYTANLGVISALADHNAVVLLDADSHASIYDACTLGGAEIIRFRHNDAKDLERRMVRLGERAHEAIIIVEGIYSMLGDVAPLAEIVDIKRRLGGFLIVDEAHSFGVMGLHGRGLAEAVGVERDVDIIVGTFSKSLASIGGFAVGGKEMEVLRYGSRPYIFTASPSPSSIASVRSALHTIATQPALRQKLWDNAHRLYEGLEKLGYQLGSHISPVVPVIIGSKEEGLRIWRELITLGVYVNLILPPAAPAGITLLRCSMNAAHSDEEIDAILQAFATLKS; this is translated from the coding sequence ATGAGCCTGTATGATAAGTTTTCGCGTCTCGCCAGCGAGCGCGAGCAGTTTTCCACCTCCGGCATTACGCCATTCGGCACCTGCATCGACGAAGTCTACTCCGCCACGCAGGGGCGTATTGGCACGCAGCGCGTCATTCTGGCGGGCACCAATAACTATCTCGGCCTGACCTTTAATGCCGACGCTATCGCCGAGGGCCAGGCGGCGCTGGCCGCACAGGGCACCGGCACCACCGGGTCTCGTATGGCGAACGGCAGCTATGGGCCGCATCTTGCTTTAGAGCAGGAACTGGCTGCGTTTTTTGACCGTCCGAGCGCGATCGTCTTTTCAACCGGCTACACCGCCAACCTCGGTGTGATCAGCGCGCTGGCAGACCACAACGCGGTGGTACTGCTGGACGCCGACAGCCACGCCAGCATCTACGATGCCTGCACGCTGGGCGGCGCGGAAATCATTCGCTTCCGCCACAATGATGCGAAAGATCTCGAACGCCGGATGGTACGTCTGGGCGAGCGGGCGCATGAAGCCATCATCATCGTCGAAGGCATTTACAGCATGCTCGGCGACGTTGCGCCGCTGGCGGAAATTGTCGATATCAAGCGTCGTCTGGGCGGCTTTTTGATCGTGGATGAAGCGCACTCCTTCGGCGTCATGGGGCTGCATGGTCGTGGCCTGGCTGAAGCGGTTGGCGTTGAGCGGGATGTCGATATCATCGTCGGTACCTTCAGTAAAAGCCTCGCGTCAATCGGCGGCTTCGCCGTTGGCGGTAAAGAGATGGAAGTGCTGCGCTACGGCAGCCGTCCCTATATTTTCACCGCCTCGCCATCGCCTTCCAGCATCGCTTCCGTGCGTTCCGCTTTACATACCATCGCCACCCAACCCGCGCTGCGGCAAAAACTGTGGGACAACGCGCATCGTCTGTATGAAGGGTTAGAAAAGCTGGGCTATCAGCTCGGCTCGCATATCAGCCCGGTCGTGCCGGTAATTATCGGTTCGAAAGAGGAGGGTCTGCGGATCTGGCGTGAACTGATTACATTAGGCGTTTATGTGAACCTGATTCTGCCGCCCGCTGCGCCTGCCGGCATCACCTTGCTGCGTTGTAGCATGAACGCCGCGCACAGCGATGAAGAGATCGATGCCATTCTTCAGGCATTCGCCACGCTGAAATCCTGA
- the lptG gene encoding LPS export ABC transporter permease LptG, producing the protein MTLFSRYLIRYLFTGFAAAAGLLLPLFSTFNLINELDDVSPGGYHWTQAVLVVLMTLPRCLIDLGPFIALLGGIVGLGLLSKSSELTAIRSTGFSVFRIAMVALCAGVMWAVSLGAIDEWVASPLQQRALQIRNVAMAAENGIDITGNVLWARRGNTFMTVKSLNEQGQPVGVEIFHYRDDLTLEFYIYARKATVVKDDKWVLQDVRKKQWNKGRETIESKASLPWNAFFTHMSLDVLSLPGNTFSIRQLNHYIAYLQQTHQPSMEYRLALWQKLGRPILTLAMILLAIPFAFVTPRSSGLGSRLAVGGILGLLLYISYQILVNLGLLFSLNAPLTALVLPTVCVMVALLLVRRYDRVR; encoded by the coding sequence ATGACTCTATTCAGCCGTTACCTGATTCGTTACCTTTTCACCGGTTTCGCGGCGGCGGCGGGCCTGCTGCTACCGCTGTTTAGCACCTTTAATCTGATCAACGAGCTGGATGATGTCAGCCCCGGCGGTTATCACTGGACGCAGGCGGTGCTGGTGGTGTTGATGACGCTCCCGCGCTGCCTTATCGATCTTGGGCCCTTTATCGCGCTGCTCGGGGGGATTGTCGGGCTGGGGTTGCTGTCGAAAAGCAGTGAGCTGACGGCCATTCGTAGCACCGGTTTCTCCGTTTTCAGGATTGCAATGGTGGCGCTATGCGCGGGCGTGATGTGGGCGGTGTCGCTGGGGGCGATTGATGAGTGGGTGGCCTCGCCATTACAGCAGCGCGCGCTGCAAATCAGAAACGTGGCGATGGCCGCCGAGAACGGTATCGATATTACCGGGAATGTGCTGTGGGCGCGCCGGGGTAATACCTTTATGACCGTGAAATCCCTGAACGAACAGGGGCAGCCTGTCGGCGTGGAGATTTTCCACTATCGTGACGATCTCACGCTTGAGTTCTACATCTATGCCCGCAAGGCGACCGTTGTGAAAGACGATAAGTGGGTGCTTCAGGATGTGCGTAAAAAACAGTGGAATAAGGGCAGGGAAACGATTGAAAGCAAAGCAAGTTTACCGTGGAACGCTTTTTTCACCCATATGAGCCTGGATGTGCTTTCGTTGCCGGGGAACACCTTCTCTATTCGCCAGCTCAATCATTACATTGCCTATTTACAGCAAACGCATCAGCCCAGCATGGAATACCGGCTGGCGCTCTGGCAAAAGCTGGGGCGGCCCATTTTGACGCTGGCGATGATTTTACTGGCGATTCCCTTCGCTTTCGTCACGCCGCGCTCGTCAGGGCTCGGCAGCCGTTTAGCCGTTGGCGGCATACTCGGGCTGCTGCTCTACATTAGCTATCAGATTTTGGTTAACCTGGGGTTATTGTTCAGCCTCAATGCGCCGCTAACCGCGCTGGTACTGCCGACGGTATGCGTAATGGTGGCGTTGCTATTAGTGCGGCGATACGATCGGGTGCGGTGA
- the lptF gene encoding LPS export ABC transporter permease LptF, which yields MKLIERYIMGGTCRLMLIMVGFLIFIFTCYCAQRYLTEAANGTLALEVVLSVVFYKVLIALEMLLPVALYVSVGVTLGQLYTDSEITAMSAAGASPLRLYRAVVFLAIPLSILVMLLSVYGRPWAYAQIYLLEQQSQSELDVRHLQAKKFNVNDNGRMIMAEMINPTSNHLNEALIYTSAGGKTSLFRAQSVDVIDPSPLTPTVMLHAGTAYTLDHEGSDDNEQIYRNLELHLNPLTQRIEIKRKAKAAEVLAISPDPADHAELQWRKSRGITALLMALLAVPLSRVKPRQGRFATLIPLTLMFVAIFYGGNVCRTLVANGAIPLTPGVWLVPVLMLFGMLVLMARDFSWRQKLFR from the coding sequence ATGAAACTAATTGAGCGTTACATCATGGGCGGAACCTGCCGCCTGATGCTGATCATGGTCGGCTTCTTGATCTTCATTTTCACCTGCTACTGTGCGCAACGCTATCTCACCGAAGCAGCGAACGGCACGCTGGCGCTGGAAGTGGTATTGAGCGTGGTTTTCTATAAAGTGCTGATTGCGCTGGAGATGCTGCTACCCGTCGCCTTGTATGTATCGGTGGGCGTGACGCTCGGTCAGCTTTACACTGACTCGGAAATCACCGCTATGTCTGCCGCAGGCGCCAGCCCGTTGCGCCTGTACAGGGCGGTCGTTTTTCTGGCTATCCCGTTGAGTATTCTGGTGATGCTGCTCTCGGTGTATGGCAGGCCCTGGGCGTATGCGCAAATCTACCTGTTAGAGCAGCAGTCGCAATCGGAACTGGACGTTCGCCATTTGCAGGCCAAAAAATTCAACGTCAATGACAATGGCCGCATGATCATGGCCGAGATGATTAACCCCACCTCGAATCACCTGAATGAAGCGCTGATTTACACCTCGGCAGGCGGCAAAACCAGCCTGTTTCGCGCGCAATCTGTAGATGTGATCGACCCATCCCCCCTGACGCCAACGGTGATGCTGCATGCCGGAACGGCCTACACGCTCGACCATGAAGGCAGCGACGATAACGAGCAAATATACCGTAATCTGGAATTGCATCTGAATCCGCTGACCCAGCGCATTGAAATTAAAAGAAAGGCCAAAGCGGCAGAGGTGCTGGCGATTTCTCCCGATCCGGCTGACCATGCAGAGCTTCAGTGGCGAAAAAGCCGGGGGATCACCGCGCTGCTGATGGCGCTGCTGGCCGTTCCCTTAAGCCGCGTTAAACCCCGGCAGGGGCGCTTTGCCACGTTAATCCCACTAACGCTGATGTTCGTCGCGATTTTCTATGGTGGCAATGTTTGCCGAACGCTGGTGGCGAACGGTGCGATACCGCTGACGCCTGGCGTCTGGCTGGTGCCTGTTCTTATGCTTTTCGGCATGCTGGTGCTGATGGCGCGTGACTTCTCCTGGCGACAGAAACTCTTCCGATGA
- a CDS encoding YtfJ family protein: MTDNRRRGTRAILLIMALLCLPGLAMAHNFVVGKAVSPIAISDGGELILNDDDSIRYQSWNSAQLAGKVRIVQYIAGRKSAKKKNSLLIKAVEKAHFPGDVFQPTTIVNTDDVIFGTSYFVRGKIEKNKRRYAWAQFIIDGGGVGRNRWQLPEESSTIFVLNHQGQIVWAKDGGLTEKEVSEVITLLWKLISEQARSAAKNETN; encoded by the coding sequence ATGACGGATAATCGAAGGCGCGGCACGCGCGCCATTCTGTTGATAATGGCGTTGCTGTGCCTTCCCGGCCTGGCGATGGCGCACAATTTTGTCGTCGGTAAAGCCGTTTCGCCGATCGCCATCAGCGACGGCGGCGAATTGATACTGAACGACGACGATAGCATTCGCTATCAGTCCTGGAACAGCGCTCAGCTGGCGGGGAAGGTGCGCATTGTTCAGTACATCGCCGGGCGAAAGTCCGCGAAAAAGAAAAATTCGCTGCTGATTAAAGCCGTTGAGAAGGCACACTTCCCCGGCGATGTGTTCCAGCCCACCACTATTGTGAATACCGACGATGTCATCTTCGGCACCAGCTATTTTGTGCGCGGGAAGATTGAGAAAAACAAGCGTCGGTACGCCTGGGCACAGTTCATCATCGACGGCGGCGGCGTGGGGCGAAATCGCTGGCAGCTTCCGGAGGAGAGCTCTACCATTTTTGTCCTTAATCATCAGGGGCAAATCGTGTGGGCCAAAGATGGCGGCCTGACGGAAAAAGAGGTCAGCGAGGTGATTACGCTGTTGTGGAAGCTCATTTCGGAACAAGCAAGATCCGCGGCGAAAAATGAAACTAATTGA
- a CDS encoding lipopolysaccharide biosynthesis protein: MKNWFSDGAFRTIIRNSAYLGSSNVVSALLGLLALSCAGKGMMPAMFGVLVVVQSYAKSISDFIKFQTWQLVVQYGTPALENNNPQQFRDVVSFSFGLDIASGAVAIVGGMALLPFLSHSMGLDAQSFWLAMLYCTLIPSMASSTPTGILRAVDRFDLIAIQQATKPFLRALGSVIAYFGDFGFAGFVVTWYASNLVGGTMYWWFAARELRRRNIHDALRPRLFESARRIPGAWGFVWSTNIAHSIWAARNSCSTVLVGVVLGPAAAGLFKIAMTFFDAAGTPAGLLGKSFYPEVMRLDPRTKRPWMLGIRSALLAGGIGVLVALLVILVGKPLISLVFGVKYLEAYDLIQVMLAAIVISMVGFPQESLLLMAGKQRAFLVAQTFASAGYLILLIALSHVYGVMGAAFAYFFGQCLDVLFSLAPTLRAYFQRHLLVFKGSTEGGK; the protein is encoded by the coding sequence ATGAAAAATTGGTTTTCTGATGGCGCGTTTCGCACCATTATTCGCAATAGCGCCTATTTAGGCTCCAGTAATGTGGTCAGCGCCCTGTTAGGGCTGCTGGCGCTCTCCTGCGCCGGGAAGGGAATGATGCCCGCGATGTTCGGCGTGCTGGTGGTGGTGCAGTCTTATGCCAAATCGATCAGCGATTTCATCAAGTTTCAGACCTGGCAATTGGTGGTTCAGTACGGCACGCCCGCGCTGGAAAATAATAACCCGCAGCAGTTTCGTGATGTGGTGTCGTTTTCCTTTGGCCTGGATATTGCCAGCGGGGCCGTTGCTATTGTCGGCGGAATGGCGCTGCTGCCGTTTCTCTCTCATTCCATGGGGCTGGATGCGCAAAGTTTTTGGTTAGCCATGCTCTATTGCACGTTAATTCCCTCCATGGCGTCATCCACGCCGACCGGCATTTTGCGTGCGGTTGACCGCTTTGACCTGATTGCCATTCAGCAGGCGACCAAGCCTTTTCTGCGCGCCCTGGGCAGCGTGATTGCCTATTTCGGCGATTTTGGCTTTGCCGGGTTTGTGGTCACCTGGTACGCCTCCAATCTGGTGGGCGGCACTATGTACTGGTGGTTTGCCGCGCGCGAACTGCGTCGGCGCAATATTCATGACGCGCTGCGTCCACGTTTGTTTGAATCCGCGCGACGGATACCGGGCGCCTGGGGTTTTGTCTGGTCAACCAACATCGCGCACTCCATCTGGGCGGCGCGCAACTCCTGTAGCACCGTGCTGGTTGGTGTGGTGCTGGGCCCGGCGGCAGCGGGGCTGTTCAAAATCGCGATGACCTTCTTTGATGCGGCCGGCACCCCCGCCGGTTTACTGGGCAAAAGTTTTTATCCGGAAGTGATGCGTCTTGACCCGCGCACAAAGCGTCCGTGGATGCTGGGTATCCGCTCTGCGCTGCTGGCGGGCGGGATCGGCGTGCTGGTCGCGCTGCTGGTTATTCTGGTTGGTAAGCCGCTGATCTCGCTGGTTTTCGGAGTGAAATACCTCGAAGCGTACGACTTAATTCAGGTGATGCTGGCGGCCATTGTCATCTCGATGGTGGGCTTCCCGCAGGAGTCGCTGCTGCTCATGGCGGGCAAACAGCGCGCTTTTCTCGTCGCCCAGACGTTTGCTTCAGCGGGCTATCTCATTTTATTGATTGCGCTGTCGCATGTTTATGGCGTGATGGGCGCGGCCTTCGCCTACTTCTTCGGCCAGTGCCTCGATGTCTTGTTTTCGCTGGCACCGACGCTACGGGCCTATTTTCAGCGCCATTTACTGGTCTTTAAAGGATCGACGGAGGGCGGAAAGTGA
- a CDS encoding dTMP kinase, whose protein sequence is MQSITPPVIAVIGSDGSGKSTVCERLIKTVQKYGPAEQVHLGKQAGNVGRAVTKLPLMGKSLHKTIERNQVKTAKKLPGPIPALVITAFVARRLLRFRHMLACHKKGLIVLTDRYPQAQIPGAYDGTVFPPNITGSRFVSWLAELERKAFHWMASYKPDLVIKLNVDLEVACARKPDHKRESLARKIAITPQLTFNGAELIDIDANKPLDEVLNDAENAVMRFMESRGYIPLTNV, encoded by the coding sequence ATGCAGTCAATAACTCCTCCGGTTATTGCCGTTATTGGCAGTGATGGCTCCGGCAAATCCACTGTTTGTGAACGCCTGATTAAAACCGTACAAAAATATGGCCCCGCCGAACAGGTGCATTTAGGAAAACAGGCGGGCAACGTTGGCCGCGCCGTCACAAAACTTCCCTTAATGGGAAAATCGCTGCATAAAACCATCGAACGCAACCAGGTGAAAACGGCAAAAAAATTGCCCGGCCCCATTCCCGCGCTGGTGATTACCGCTTTTGTGGCACGCCGCCTGCTGCGCTTTCGCCATATGCTGGCGTGCCACAAGAAGGGGCTGATCGTGTTAACCGACCGCTACCCGCAGGCGCAAATCCCCGGCGCTTACGACGGTACCGTTTTTCCGCCAAATATTACCGGCAGCCGTTTTGTCTCCTGGCTGGCAGAGCTTGAACGCAAAGCGTTCCACTGGATGGCGAGCTATAAGCCTGATTTAGTGATTAAACTGAACGTTGACCTTGAAGTGGCCTGCGCGCGGAAACCCGATCACAAGCGGGAATCGCTGGCGCGGAAGATTGCCATCACACCGCAGTTGACCTTTAACGGTGCCGAGCTGATCGATATTGATGCCAATAAACCGCTGGATGAAGTGCTGAACGACGCAGAAAACGCGGTGATGCGCTTTATGGAAAGCCGGGGTTATATCCCGCTGACGAACGTCTGA